One part of the Humulus lupulus chromosome 9, drHumLupu1.1, whole genome shotgun sequence genome encodes these proteins:
- the LOC133801813 gene encoding ureide permease 3-like isoform X1, with amino-acid sequence MFAMAGGVVLSLGNLSTQYAWAFVGLSVIEVITASIIVVIGTTSNYFLDNRINRAEILFPGVGCFLVAVCLASIVHSSNAADNKEKLEGFSSKEGYVSFIKC; translated from the exons ATGTTTGCAATGGCAGGAGGGGTGGTACTTAGCCTTGGAAATCTCTCAACTCAGTATGCTTGGGCTTTTGTTGGCTTATCAGTCATAGAAGTGATCACTGCAAGCATAATAGTTGTTAtag GAACAACCTCGAATTACTTTTTAGACAATAGAATTAATAGAGCTGAGATCCTTTTCCCTGGCGTTGGCTGCTTCTTGGTTGCAGTTTGTCTTGCTTCTATTGTCCACTCATCTAATGCAGCTGATAATAAAGAAAAGCTTGAAGGTTTTTCATCTAAAGAGGGGTATGTTTCATTCATTAAATGTTAA
- the LOC133801813 gene encoding ureide permease 3-like isoform X2 produces MQGGVVLSLGNLSTQYAWAFVGLSVIEVITASIIVVIGTTSNYFLDNRINRAEILFPGVGCFLVAVCLASIVHSSNAADNKEKLEGFSSKEGYVSFIKC; encoded by the exons ATGCAAG GAGGGGTGGTACTTAGCCTTGGAAATCTCTCAACTCAGTATGCTTGGGCTTTTGTTGGCTTATCAGTCATAGAAGTGATCACTGCAAGCATAATAGTTGTTAtag GAACAACCTCGAATTACTTTTTAGACAATAGAATTAATAGAGCTGAGATCCTTTTCCCTGGCGTTGGCTGCTTCTTGGTTGCAGTTTGTCTTGCTTCTATTGTCCACTCATCTAATGCAGCTGATAATAAAGAAAAGCTTGAAGGTTTTTCATCTAAAGAGGGGTATGTTTCATTCATTAAATGTTAA